The following are from one region of the Maribacter aquivivus genome:
- a CDS encoding SPFH domain-containing protein — protein MKVEKIHKAQNGYVMLFVALALLVGGIALLRIYVGAFMIFAALFMCAGFVLVNPNSSRVLLLFGKYIGTIKENGLFWANPLYTKKRISLRASNFDSERLKVNDKLGNPVMISTILVWRVTNTYKAAFDVDDYQNFVRVQTDAAVRKLASMYPYDNFADEGLDEDITLRSSVNEVSEALEKELQERLSMAGIEVLEARIGYLAYAQEIANAMLRRQQATAIVAARHKIVEGAVSMVEMALEELSKKNLVDLDDERKSAMVSNLMVVLCSDKDVSPIVNTGTLNH, from the coding sequence ATGAAAGTAGAGAAAATTCACAAAGCGCAAAATGGCTACGTAATGCTTTTTGTCGCATTAGCGCTATTAGTTGGGGGTATTGCACTTCTTAGAATCTATGTTGGTGCATTTATGATTTTTGCAGCATTATTCATGTGTGCAGGTTTTGTACTGGTGAATCCGAATAGTTCAAGAGTTTTACTTCTATTTGGTAAGTATATAGGTACAATTAAAGAGAATGGCCTGTTTTGGGCGAACCCCTTATACACGAAAAAAAGAATTTCACTAAGAGCTAGTAACTTTGATAGTGAACGATTAAAAGTTAATGACAAGCTAGGTAACCCGGTTATGATCAGCACCATTCTTGTTTGGCGCGTAACCAACACCTACAAAGCTGCTTTCGATGTTGATGATTATCAAAATTTTGTACGAGTACAGACTGACGCCGCAGTTAGAAAACTAGCGAGTATGTACCCATACGATAATTTTGCAGATGAAGGACTTGACGAAGATATTACACTAAGATCCAGCGTTAACGAGGTAAGTGAAGCGCTAGAGAAAGAACTGCAAGAACGCCTTTCTATGGCAGGCATAGAGGTATTGGAAGCACGAATTGGGTATTTAGCATATGCACAAGAAATAGCAAATGCAATGCTACGAAGACAACAGGCTACAGCCATTGTTGCTGCAAGACATAAAATTGTAGAAGGTGCCGTAAGTATGGTAGAGATGGCTTTAGAAGAGTTGAGTAAAAAGAATTTGGTAGATTTAGATGATGAAAGAAAATCTGCAATGGTAAGTAATCTAATGGTTGTTCTATGTTCAGATAAAGATGTTTCACCTATAGTTAATACTGGTACCTTAAACCATTAA
- a CDS encoding TIGR03643 family protein codes for MIKEFTERELDRIIEMAWEDRTPFEAITFQFGISEQETIEVMRREMKPSSFRMWRKRVQGRATKHAKLRSDEMDRFRCSRQRNISGNKISKR; via the coding sequence ATGATTAAAGAATTTACAGAAAGAGAACTAGACCGTATTATAGAAATGGCATGGGAAGACCGTACGCCATTTGAAGCCATTACTTTTCAATTTGGTATTAGCGAACAAGAGACTATCGAAGTCATGCGTCGCGAAATGAAACCAAGTAGTTTTAGAATGTGGCGCAAACGTGTTCAAGGTCGCGCAACAAAACATGCTAAATTAAGATCCGATGAAATGGACAGATTTAGATGTTCTAGACAGCGCAACATTAGCGGTAATAAAATATCAAAAAGATAA
- a CDS encoding DoxX family protein produces the protein MTYPWHLFLMGAIYIIAGIMHFIKPKVYLRIMPRYLPFHKPLVLLSGVAEILLGIGLFFKETKNLSIYGIIAMLAVFLLVHFYMLSSNKASTGFPKWLLLLRLPIQFALMYWAFIYLKV, from the coding sequence ATGACTTATCCGTGGCACTTATTTTTAATGGGCGCAATCTACATTATTGCGGGTATTATGCATTTTATAAAACCTAAGGTATATCTTAGAATTATGCCTCGCTACCTTCCTTTTCACAAACCTTTGGTTTTACTAAGTGGTGTGGCTGAGATTTTATTAGGTATTGGTCTGTTTTTTAAAGAAACAAAAAACCTTTCCATTTATGGTATTATAGCAATGCTTGCTGTATTCTTATTAGTTCACTTTTATATGTTGTCAAGTAACAAAGCAAGTACCGGTTTTCCTAAATGGCTACTTTTATTAAGATTGCCAATACAGTTTGCATTAATGTATTGGGCTTTTATCTACTTAAAAGTATAG
- a CDS encoding AraC family transcriptional regulator — protein MVKQKPTFEAIKPDFGHSFTYQKFDEHKLNKNNLWHYHPELELVYVNGGSGKRQIGSHVSYYTNGDLILIGSNLPHCGFTDALTGNTSETVVQMKLDFLGPDFFDLPEMKKIASLFNSASGGIAFSGKTKRKIGDKMEVLEYQTDFQRLLSILNILNELGNSEDMRLLNAEGFSFTTDVKDNDRINIVFNHVKNNFKEELTLEEISTMVSMTIPSFCRYFKKITNKTYIQFVNEYRLVHASKLLAEKPMSITEVCFECGFNNFSHFNKSFKAFTGQNPSEYRNELKNVLV, from the coding sequence ATGGTAAAGCAAAAACCTACATTTGAAGCTATAAAGCCAGATTTCGGTCATTCTTTTACATATCAGAAGTTTGATGAACATAAACTGAACAAAAATAATCTTTGGCACTACCACCCAGAGCTTGAGTTAGTATATGTAAACGGTGGGTCTGGAAAAAGACAAATTGGTAGTCATGTATCGTACTATACAAACGGTGACCTTATATTAATAGGTAGTAATCTACCTCATTGCGGCTTTACAGATGCCCTTACCGGCAATACTAGCGAAACAGTTGTTCAGATGAAGTTAGATTTCTTAGGACCAGATTTCTTTGACCTTCCTGAAATGAAGAAAATAGCGAGCTTGTTTAATAGCGCTAGTGGCGGAATTGCCTTTTCTGGTAAGACAAAACGAAAAATAGGCGACAAAATGGAGGTTTTAGAATATCAGACAGATTTTCAAAGGCTACTTTCTATCCTCAACATATTGAATGAACTAGGAAATTCAGAAGATATGCGATTGTTGAATGCAGAGGGATTTTCATTTACTACCGATGTGAAAGATAATGATCGTATTAATATCGTATTCAATCACGTAAAAAATAATTTTAAAGAAGAACTGACACTCGAAGAGATATCTACTATGGTGAGTATGACCATACCATCTTTCTGTAGATACTTTAAAAAAATTACGAATAAAACATACATACAATTCGTTAATGAATATCGTTTGGTACATGCTTCTAAACTTTTGGCAGAAAAACCAATGAGTATTACAGAGGTTTGTTTTGAATGCGGATTCAATAACTTCTCTCATTTCAATAAATCTTTCAAAGCATTTACAGGTCAAAATCCGTCGGAGTACCGTAATGAACTAAAGAATGTTTTGGTGTAA
- a CDS encoding DUF885 domain-containing protein produces the protein MKKLIILLALTTGLHTQAQLTTNAEVITNPTIHNIGFITLLAHYYDDGLKLNPLAATFQGNNKYNDTLPNFLSDSYKKELINYYTKYLEKVEKFDNVQLSESELMSKAILKWECEVNLEGLAFEQYTPIDQMWSMNLMMGQLAGGTSAQPFKTPEDYVNWSKRLEDYEIWLHSAKSKMQEGIKVKNVLPKSLIKKVLPQLASVANTELEDNLFYSPIKNFPADFSDSDKLRLTKVYTEVITNKIIPAYKELHDFMATEYLNAGRASSGTQDIPDGDAYYAHQIKLYTTTNMTAAEIHEIGLKEVARISAEMEAVKKQVGFKGDLKAFFTEVRNKKELMPFKDPQEVIDNFNAIHKRMMPKVNALFSKQPKTPFEVRRTEVFREASASAEYNPGSLDGTRPGIFYVPIPDVLSYNTYSDEDLFLHEAIPGHHFQISLTQENENLPQFRKTLWYSAYGEGWALYTESLGKELGLYTNPYQYFGMLGAEMHRAVRLVVDTGLHSKGWSREKAIQYSLDNEAESEASITAEIERYMANPGQALSYKIGQLKIMELRAKAEANLGKDFDIKVFHEKVLEVGCVPLALLEEKIMNWISANTKA, from the coding sequence ATGAAAAAGCTAATTATACTACTTGCCCTTACTACTGGGCTACATACTCAAGCTCAACTAACGACGAATGCAGAGGTCATTACCAACCCCACCATACACAATATTGGCTTCATCACGCTATTGGCACATTATTATGATGACGGATTAAAATTGAATCCGTTAGCAGCAACTTTTCAAGGTAACAATAAATACAACGACACCTTGCCAAATTTTCTTTCTGATAGTTACAAGAAAGAACTAATAAATTACTACACCAAGTATTTAGAAAAAGTAGAAAAATTTGACAATGTGCAACTTTCAGAAAGTGAACTCATGTCTAAAGCTATTTTAAAATGGGAATGTGAGGTTAATTTAGAAGGTCTTGCTTTTGAGCAGTATACTCCTATAGATCAAATGTGGTCTATGAATTTAATGATGGGGCAATTAGCTGGTGGAACAAGCGCACAACCCTTTAAGACTCCCGAAGATTATGTAAACTGGAGCAAGCGTTTAGAAGATTATGAAATTTGGTTACACTCCGCCAAATCTAAAATGCAAGAAGGTATAAAAGTCAAAAATGTACTTCCAAAATCTCTTATAAAAAAAGTATTACCTCAACTGGCAAGTGTAGCTAACACGGAACTTGAAGACAACTTATTCTACAGTCCGATTAAAAACTTCCCTGCCGATTTTTCTGATTCTGATAAATTAAGGTTGACCAAAGTGTACACTGAAGTCATTACCAATAAAATAATTCCGGCTTATAAAGAACTACATGACTTTATGGCTACCGAATATTTAAATGCGGGTAGAGCATCTAGCGGAACACAAGATATACCAGATGGTGATGCTTACTATGCTCACCAAATTAAGTTGTATACTACAACTAATATGACGGCTGCAGAGATTCACGAAATAGGATTAAAAGAAGTGGCTAGAATTAGTGCTGAAATGGAAGCTGTTAAAAAACAGGTTGGGTTTAAAGGTGACTTAAAAGCATTCTTCACAGAAGTACGTAACAAAAAAGAATTAATGCCTTTTAAAGACCCGCAAGAGGTTATAGATAATTTTAATGCTATCCATAAAAGAATGATGCCTAAGGTAAATGCCTTATTTAGCAAACAGCCTAAAACTCCTTTTGAGGTAAGACGTACAGAGGTTTTCAGAGAAGCTTCTGCTAGTGCAGAATATAACCCCGGTTCTTTAGATGGTACCAGACCTGGTATTTTTTATGTTCCTATACCAGATGTATTATCATACAACACCTATTCTGATGAAGATTTATTCTTGCATGAAGCAATTCCTGGTCATCACTTTCAAATTTCACTTACACAAGAAAATGAAAACCTACCACAATTTAGAAAAACTCTTTGGTATAGTGCTTATGGTGAAGGTTGGGCATTGTACACAGAATCTTTAGGTAAAGAATTAGGTCTTTATACCAATCCATATCAGTATTTTGGAATGCTTGGAGCAGAAATGCACCGTGCCGTTCGTTTGGTTGTTGATACCGGTTTACATTCTAAAGGCTGGTCTAGAGAGAAAGCAATACAGTATTCTTTAGATAATGAAGCAGAATCTGAAGCTAGCATTACTGCAGAAATTGAAAGATATATGGCAAACCCTGGGCAGGCTTTATCCTATAAGATAGGTCAGCTTAAAATTATGGAACTTCGTGCTAAAGCCGAAGCTAACCTTGGTAAAGATTTTGATATTAAGGTGTTTCACGAAAAAGTACTGGAAGTAGGTTGTGTACCGTTAGCGCTACTTGAAGAAAAAATAATGAATTGGATTTCAGCGAACACAAAAGCTTAA
- a CDS encoding S1/P1 nuclease: MKNCIILLFLVTNFTFANDMYWSKTGHRVVGEVAEQHLSKKAKRAIESLLDGESLAAVANFGDEIKSDRAYRKFSAWHYVNIPFGKTYAQIEKNEYGDLVQGVNTCLEIIKNEKSSKEDKAFYLKFLVHLIGDLHQPMHVGRGEDKGGNDIQLQWFGSGTNLHRVWDSNMINENGMSFTELATEYPEMSKEQIKFLQSGSLLDWVEESHLLAEKVYASVEPGEKLSYRYSYDWWDTAADQLQKGGVRLAAVLNEAFK, encoded by the coding sequence ATGAAAAATTGTATTATTTTATTGTTTTTGGTAACGAATTTCACCTTTGCAAATGATATGTATTGGTCAAAAACTGGGCATAGAGTTGTTGGTGAAGTAGCTGAGCAACATTTGAGTAAAAAAGCAAAACGTGCCATTGAAAGTTTGTTAGATGGAGAAAGTTTAGCTGCCGTAGCCAATTTTGGCGATGAAATAAAATCTGATCGTGCATATCGCAAATTTAGTGCGTGGCATTACGTGAATATTCCTTTTGGTAAGACATATGCACAAATTGAGAAGAATGAATATGGCGATTTGGTACAAGGGGTAAATACTTGTTTAGAAATTATAAAAAACGAAAAAAGTAGTAAAGAGGATAAAGCCTTCTATTTAAAATTTCTAGTTCATTTAATTGGAGATTTGCACCAACCTATGCATGTGGGCAGAGGAGAGGATAAAGGAGGTAATGATATACAGCTACAATGGTTTGGTAGTGGTACCAACTTACATAGAGTTTGGGATTCTAATATGATTAACGAAAACGGAATGAGTTTTACAGAACTCGCTACTGAATACCCTGAGATGTCTAAAGAGCAAATTAAATTTTTACAAAGCGGTAGTTTGCTTGACTGGGTAGAAGAATCTCATTTATTGGCAGAGAAAGTTTATGCATCGGTAGAACCCGGCGAAAAACTTAGCTACCGATACAGTTATGACTGGTGGGATACTGCTGCCGATCAGTTACAAAAAGGAGGAGTTCGCCTTGCTGCAGTATTGAACGAGGCTTTTAAATAA
- a CDS encoding Arc family DNA-binding protein, with translation MSKKKPFALRVNEEMLQAIEKWAADEFRSTNGQIEWILMKALKEAKREPKSNKPK, from the coding sequence ATGAGTAAGAAAAAACCTTTTGCACTACGTGTCAACGAAGAAATGCTGCAGGCTATTGAAAAATGGGCTGCAGATGAGTTTCGTAGTACCAATGGGCAAATTGAGTGGATCTTAATGAAGGCTTTAAAAGAAGCTAAAAGAGAACCCAAATCAAATAAACCAAAATGA
- a CDS encoding transglycosylase domain-containing protein, with the protein MKKKTRKSSKRKLSIRKIIGLGIVSLFALFIIFIGSVNIGLWGKIPSKKELSNFQYQMASEVYSADSILIGKYYLYDRQPVAFTDFPEDLLHALIAIEDERFYEHSGVDIRSLIRVGFKTVLLGDNSSGGGSTLTQQLAKNLYPRRERNKTNIVVDKVKEMIIAKRLEKIFTKDEILTNYLNTVSFGDNTFGIESAALKFFNSSTKDITATQAATLVGMLKATYGYNPRIFPEKSLGRRNLVLRAMYNNDFISEEQVAQYSQEGLNLDYREFDYNAGIAPYFREEVRKEMLRWIAEQNEADTDYNIYTSGLKIYTTLNYKMQKLAEDVMAAHMTKLQHSFEKSYGSNAPWLKDKKLMEKIAKRTPTYKRLQKIGLSHAQIIDSLSKDKQNMTFKSWQKDEETTASTMDSIQHYTKFLNTGSLAVDPTNGDILVWIGGINFEQYKYDHISQSKRQVGSTFKPIVYTTAVEQGISPCTYFSAEEIEYDNLKGWSPSNSGNKDEAYLNYSMEEGLSNSINTIAVKVLEQAGIGNVLDMAKSMGIEDKLPNEASIALGTGEIKIIDLAQAYTSYANNGKHIQPNLIKSISNHKDSVLVEFKSKLNQKSAFSKETSQIMIEMMKSTINSGTAARLRNTYGLKNDIAGKTGTTQNNKDAWFVALTPKLVHITWVGLDQHEIGFSNTSIGQGANAALPLFALWMQELNKDKDFNRYTKSNFPKPSNSVLEALNCDPIKRDGFFKRLFKNPNKKKNKKFNG; encoded by the coding sequence ATGAAGAAGAAGACGAGAAAATCATCTAAACGAAAACTAAGCATTCGTAAAATAATAGGCTTGGGCATAGTAAGTCTTTTTGCATTATTTATCATATTTATAGGTAGTGTCAACATAGGCTTATGGGGTAAAATTCCCTCTAAAAAAGAACTCTCTAATTTTCAATACCAAATGGCTTCTGAAGTTTATTCGGCAGATAGTATATTGATCGGTAAATATTATTTGTACGACAGGCAACCAGTTGCTTTTACCGATTTTCCAGAAGATTTATTACATGCATTAATCGCGATCGAAGATGAGCGTTTTTACGAACACTCTGGTGTTGATATTAGAAGTTTAATTAGGGTCGGTTTTAAAACAGTTCTTTTAGGTGACAACTCTTCTGGCGGTGGCAGTACACTTACGCAACAGTTGGCTAAAAATCTATATCCTAGAAGAGAGCGAAATAAAACCAATATTGTGGTTGACAAGGTGAAAGAAATGATTATCGCTAAAAGGTTGGAGAAGATTTTTACGAAAGATGAGATTCTTACCAATTACCTAAATACCGTTTCTTTTGGTGATAACACCTTTGGTATTGAAAGCGCCGCTCTTAAGTTTTTCAACTCTAGCACTAAAGATATAACCGCTACCCAAGCCGCTACTTTAGTAGGTATGCTAAAAGCTACTTATGGTTATAACCCAAGAATATTTCCTGAGAAAAGTCTAGGCAGACGTAATTTGGTATTACGTGCTATGTATAACAATGATTTTATCTCAGAAGAACAGGTAGCACAATACTCTCAAGAAGGTCTTAATTTAGACTATAGAGAGTTCGATTATAATGCCGGAATTGCGCCTTACTTCAGAGAAGAGGTTCGTAAAGAAATGCTGCGTTGGATTGCCGAGCAAAACGAAGCCGATACCGATTACAATATCTATACATCAGGATTAAAAATTTACACTACCCTAAACTATAAAATGCAAAAATTGGCTGAAGATGTCATGGCAGCACACATGACCAAATTGCAGCATAGTTTTGAAAAAAGTTATGGGTCTAATGCACCTTGGTTAAAAGACAAAAAGTTGATGGAAAAAATAGCCAAGCGAACACCTACATATAAAAGACTACAGAAAATAGGCTTGTCCCATGCGCAAATTATAGATAGCCTATCTAAAGACAAACAAAATATGACTTTCAAATCATGGCAAAAAGATGAAGAAACTACCGCCAGTACTATGGATAGTATTCAGCATTACACCAAGTTCTTAAATACCGGTTCTTTAGCCGTAGACCCTACTAATGGCGATATTTTGGTATGGATCGGCGGCATCAATTTTGAACAATATAAGTATGATCATATCTCGCAAAGTAAACGCCAAGTTGGTTCTACATTCAAACCCATTGTATATACCACTGCTGTAGAACAAGGTATTTCTCCATGTACTTATTTCTCCGCCGAAGAAATTGAATATGATAATCTAAAAGGATGGTCACCTTCTAATTCTGGCAATAAAGATGAAGCATACCTCAACTACTCAATGGAAGAAGGTTTAAGCAATTCAATCAATACCATTGCTGTAAAAGTATTGGAGCAAGCCGGTATTGGTAATGTTTTAGACATGGCAAAAAGCATGGGTATTGAAGATAAATTACCCAATGAAGCTTCAATAGCTCTAGGTACAGGTGAAATCAAAATCATCGATTTGGCACAAGCTTACACCAGTTATGCGAATAATGGAAAGCATATTCAACCGAATTTAATCAAAAGCATATCTAACCATAAAGACTCCGTTTTAGTTGAATTTAAGTCCAAATTGAACCAAAAATCCGCTTTTTCGAAAGAAACTAGCCAAATAATGATTGAAATGATGAAATCAACAATCAATTCTGGAACAGCTGCTAGACTTAGAAATACATACGGACTCAAAAATGATATTGCCGGTAAAACTGGTACTACTCAAAATAATAAAGATGCCTGGTTCGTTGCCCTGACTCCGAAACTGGTTCATATTACCTGGGTAGGTCTTGATCAACATGAAATCGGATTCAGTAATACTAGTATTGGGCAAGGTGCAAATGCCGCTCTACCCCTATTTGCACTATGGATGCAAGAATTGAACAAAGACAAAGATTTTAATAGGTACACCAAATCTAATTTTCCAAAACCTTCTAATTCTGTATTAGAAGCATTGAATTGCGATCCAATTAAACGTGACGGATTTTTCAAACGTCTTTTTAAAAATCCGAATAAAAAGAAGAACAAAAAGTTTAACGGATAA
- a CDS encoding DUF5916 domain-containing protein, which translates to MTKHLGTLVLILFCYSLHAQISDKSFVVKETNAKITPDGILDEPSWETADQANEFWQYFPLDTVQSKKQTDIKIMYDNNNLYVGITVYTAGNDYSIQSLKRDFRAGNSDNITLLFDTFNDGNNAFLFGINPYGVRREGLVSGGGLNLNGFTISWDVKWRGDSKIYDGYYTAEMVIPLTAFKFKEGVTKWRFNSYRFDTQSNENSTWTNIPQNQNIYGLTFMGDMIFEKPLGQYSTPLTIIPYVNMGSQKDFELNESNTKVNVGGDAKIAIGNSMNLDVTVNPDFSQVEVDNQVTNLTRFEVSLPEKRQFFIDNSDLFGSFGGGRDANPFFSRRIGIAKDTADNSIENKIIGGVRLSGKLNKGLRLGFLNLQTAEDLDEQIASNNNTMLALQQNVFGRSNIGMFFINRQTFEDYEFQDPDDRYNRVAGIDYNLISDNNVWNGKFYLHKSFAHNAGKANLSSGAFMQYNSRNWNFFEDAVYIGEDFRSDLGFIRRTDIFKSATMIERVFWPEDSALQSHSFQFFPVMTWSPENDFLHTDYDLMGAWESKFNDQSEINVSYTHSYTYLFDEFDPTDIDDAIPLPNEVGYHYNYVSLEYQSDSRKRFAYSISPTMGSFFNGDRFSVGAEMYLRFQPKVFLSLAMNYDKISLPEPYSSTDIWLISPKIDVTFSKSIFWSTLVQYSNQRDNLGFNSRLQWRFAPLSDLFIVYNDNYFVNSFEPKYRSINLKLTYWLNI; encoded by the coding sequence ATGACCAAACACTTAGGTACCCTAGTACTTATACTTTTTTGCTATTCTTTACATGCGCAAATTTCAGATAAATCATTTGTAGTAAAAGAAACAAATGCTAAAATTACCCCAGACGGAATTCTAGATGAACCAAGTTGGGAAACTGCTGACCAAGCAAACGAGTTTTGGCAATATTTCCCCCTAGACACGGTTCAATCTAAAAAACAGACCGATATAAAGATAATGTATGACAATAACAATCTTTATGTTGGTATTACTGTATATACTGCTGGTAACGACTATTCTATCCAATCTTTAAAAAGAGATTTTAGAGCTGGTAACAGCGATAATATCACGCTACTTTTCGATACTTTCAATGACGGTAACAATGCCTTTCTTTTTGGCATCAATCCGTATGGAGTTCGTCGTGAAGGCTTAGTTTCTGGTGGCGGACTAAATTTAAACGGTTTTACCATTTCATGGGATGTAAAGTGGCGCGGAGATTCTAAAATTTATGATGGTTATTACACTGCAGAAATGGTTATTCCCTTAACCGCATTTAAGTTTAAAGAAGGCGTAACCAAATGGCGTTTCAATAGCTATAGATTTGATACCCAATCTAACGAGAATAGTACGTGGACAAATATTCCGCAAAATCAGAATATATACGGACTCACCTTTATGGGTGATATGATTTTTGAAAAACCCTTAGGTCAATACAGTACTCCCCTAACTATTATTCCTTATGTAAATATGGGTTCTCAAAAAGACTTTGAGCTGAATGAATCAAATACCAAAGTTAACGTAGGCGGCGATGCCAAAATCGCTATTGGCAATAGTATGAATTTAGATGTTACGGTAAACCCAGATTTCTCTCAAGTTGAAGTTGACAATCAGGTAACCAACTTAACACGTTTTGAAGTTTCATTACCAGAAAAGAGACAATTCTTTATTGATAACAGCGATTTATTCGGCAGTTTTGGTGGTGGTAGAGATGCAAATCCGTTTTTCTCTAGACGAATAGGTATTGCAAAAGACACAGCCGACAATTCCATCGAAAATAAAATTATTGGTGGTGTTCGTTTAAGCGGCAAGTTAAACAAAGGGCTAAGATTAGGGTTTCTAAATTTACAGACCGCTGAAGATTTAGACGAACAAATTGCATCTAATAATAATACCATGTTAGCGCTACAACAAAATGTTTTTGGGCGATCTAATATTGGCATGTTCTTTATTAATAGACAAACTTTTGAAGATTACGAATTTCAAGATCCAGATGACCGCTATAATAGAGTTGCAGGTATAGATTACAACCTTATTTCTGACAACAATGTATGGAACGGTAAATTCTATTTACACAAATCTTTTGCCCACAATGCAGGAAAAGCAAATCTTTCGTCGGGTGCATTTATGCAGTATAACTCAAGAAACTGGAACTTTTTTGAAGATGCGGTTTACATTGGTGAAGATTTTAGGTCTGACCTTGGCTTTATTCGTAGAACAGATATTTTTAAATCAGCAACGATGATCGAACGTGTTTTCTGGCCAGAAGATAGCGCCTTGCAAAGCCATAGTTTTCAGTTCTTCCCCGTTATGACTTGGAGCCCCGAAAATGATTTTCTTCATACAGATTATGATTTAATGGGCGCTTGGGAGTCGAAATTTAATGACCAGTCAGAAATCAATGTATCCTATACACATTCTTACACCTATCTTTTTGATGAATTTGACCCAACCGATATAGACGACGCCATACCCTTGCCTAATGAGGTAGGTTATCATTATAATTATGTTTCATTAGAATATCAATCTGATAGTAGAAAAAGATTTGCCTATTCTATATCACCTACCATGGGGAGCTTTTTTAATGGGGATAGATTCTCTGTAGGAGCAGAAATGTACTTGAGGTTTCAACCAAAGGTGTTTTTATCGTTAGCAATGAACTATGATAAAATATCGCTACCCGAACCATATTCCAGCACCGATATTTGGCTTATTAGTCCTAAAATAGACGTTACCTTTAGTAAATCTATTTTTTGGTCAACACTAGTACAGTATAGTAATCAAAGAGATAATTTAGGTTTCAATTCTAGACTACAATGGCGTTTTGCTCCTTTGTCTGACCTGTTTATCGTTTATAACGATAATTACTTTGTCAACTCCTTTGAGCCAAAATATAGATCTATCAACCTTAAACTTACCTACTGGTTAAATATCTAA
- a CDS encoding MOSC domain-containing protein, protein MKVISTNIGGAVTFEWNGATEQTGIFKYPTSKGLFLTKNDVKDDTVIDRVHHGGTNKACYLFSADYYNYWKNLYPDLEWDWGMFGENLTVEGLDESKIRVGDIYKIGNALVQVSQPREPCYKLGIRFGTQKILKEFITHNHPGTYVKVLEEGLVSAGDEFTLIEQSKNPFTSQQFYELMFAKEKSKDLLELFMTNEAVPQYKKDRFKKYLS, encoded by the coding sequence ATGAAGGTGATTTCAACAAACATAGGAGGCGCAGTTACTTTTGAATGGAATGGCGCTACAGAGCAAACCGGTATCTTCAAATACCCTACTTCTAAAGGCTTATTTCTTACCAAAAATGATGTCAAAGATGACACTGTAATAGACCGTGTACACCATGGTGGAACCAACAAAGCGTGTTATCTTTTCTCTGCCGACTACTATAATTATTGGAAAAACCTTTACCCAGATTTAGAATGGGATTGGGGCATGTTCGGTGAAAACCTAACTGTTGAAGGGCTTGATGAATCTAAAATACGTGTTGGCGATATTTATAAAATCGGTAATGCTCTTGTGCAAGTTTCTCAGCCACGTGAGCCTTGCTATAAACTAGGCATCCGTTTTGGTACACAAAAAATACTTAAAGAATTTATTACCCATAATCACCCAGGTACCTACGTGAAAGTTCTTGAAGAAGGTCTTGTATCCGCTGGTGATGAATTTACATTAATAGAACAATCTAAAAATCCATTTACCTCTCAACAATTTTATGAATTGATGTTCGCAAAAGAAAAATCTAAAGATTTGCTTGAACTGTTCATGACCAACGAAGCTGTACCGCAATATAAAAAGGACAGGTTCAAGAAATACCTATCATAA